The Vibrio agarivorans genome window below encodes:
- the urtC gene encoding urea ABC transporter permease subunit UrtC produces the protein MQSKSFVLSAIQGDRGGQLTLLAILAAVIFVPLANTLLPAGHPLHVETFTVSLMGKYLSYAMLALALDLVWGYLGILSLGHGAFFAIGGYAMGMYLMRQIGDRGVYGDPILPDFMVFLNWQELPWFWQGFDQFWLACAMVVLVPGALAYVFGYLAFRSRVSGVYLSIMTQALTYALMLAFFRNEMGFGGNNGLTDFKDILGFSLQSDSTKLALFVITGIALMISYIVCRMVVTSRLGRVALAIRDTESRTRFMGYDVDGIKLWVFVLSAVIAGIAGALYVPQVGIINPGEFAPLNSIEVVVWVALGGRATLFGAIVGALIINYAKSWFTVEFPEVWLFALGGLFVLSTMYFPKGVIGFVSDRAEAIRTRVSHRPNTQKDSDAKEATV, from the coding sequence ATGCAGTCGAAATCTTTTGTTCTTTCAGCAATTCAAGGCGACCGAGGTGGGCAATTAACCCTATTGGCTATCCTTGCTGCTGTTATCTTTGTTCCGTTGGCGAACACCTTGCTCCCTGCTGGGCACCCGTTGCATGTTGAGACGTTTACAGTCTCGTTGATGGGGAAATATTTAAGCTATGCCATGTTAGCGTTGGCGCTGGACTTAGTGTGGGGCTATCTCGGCATTCTGAGTTTAGGGCATGGCGCTTTCTTTGCCATCGGTGGTTACGCCATGGGGATGTACCTGATGCGTCAAATCGGTGATCGCGGCGTGTATGGTGACCCGATTCTGCCCGATTTTATGGTGTTCCTAAACTGGCAAGAGCTGCCTTGGTTCTGGCAAGGCTTTGATCAATTTTGGTTGGCTTGTGCGATGGTGGTTTTAGTTCCCGGCGCGCTGGCGTATGTCTTTGGCTATCTCGCTTTCCGCTCACGTGTGTCAGGGGTTTACCTCTCGATCATGACACAAGCACTAACCTACGCCTTGATGCTTGCCTTCTTCCGTAATGAGATGGGCTTTGGTGGTAACAACGGCTTGACCGATTTTAAAGATATCCTCGGCTTTAGCTTACAAAGCGACAGCACTAAGTTGGCCTTGTTTGTTATTACAGGTATCGCTTTGATGATCAGTTATATCGTGTGTCGAATGGTGGTGACAAGCCGTCTAGGTCGAGTGGCGTTGGCGATTCGCGATACTGAGTCACGCACGCGTTTCATGGGTTATGACGTGGATGGCATCAAGCTATGGGTGTTCGTTTTATCTGCGGTTATTGCGGGTATTGCTGGCGCACTTTATGTGCCTCAAGTGGGCATTATCAACCCGGGAGAGTTTGCTCCACTCAACTCAATTGAAGTGGTGGTCTGGGTTGCTCTTGGTGGTCGCGCGACCTTGTTTGGCGCGATTGTCGGTGCTCTTATCATCAACTATGCCAAAAGTTGGTTCACGGTAGAATTTCCAGAAGTGTGGCTGTTTGCGCTTGGTGGTCTTTTCGTTCTGTCGACGATGTATTTCCCGAAAGGGGTGATTGGTTTTGTTAGTGACCGTGCAGAGGCTATTCGCACGCGGGTTAGCCATAGGCCAAATACTCAAAAAGACAGTGACGCTAAGGAGGCAACCGTATGA
- the urtD gene encoding urea ABC transporter ATP-binding protein UrtD, with amino-acid sequence MSALQSVQHIKDNYQTFTRRDEVFTFLKPDVHPAIDTRHNVLLYVEGVNKSFDGFQAINDLNLYIREGELRCIIGPNGAGKTTMMDIITGKTKPDTGEVWLGSNINLLKMNEAEIANAGIGRKFQKPTVIECLSVWQNLELSMSGVRSVWGTFTAQMSGEQKDKLESVLELIHLKDEATNSAGNLSHGQKQWLEIGMLLMQNPKLLLVDEPVAGMTHQEMDRTSELLNSLAGKHSVVVVEHDMDFVRSIASHVTVLHQGHVLAEGTMDQVQSHPEVKQVYLGE; translated from the coding sequence ATGAGCGCATTACAATCAGTCCAGCACATTAAAGACAATTATCAGACCTTCACACGCCGTGATGAAGTGTTCACTTTTCTCAAGCCAGATGTCCATCCTGCGATCGATACTCGTCACAACGTGCTGCTATACGTCGAGGGTGTGAACAAGAGCTTTGATGGTTTTCAGGCGATTAATGATCTCAATCTCTATATTCGAGAGGGGGAATTACGCTGCATTATCGGTCCGAATGGGGCGGGTAAGACAACCATGATGGATATCATTACTGGCAAGACCAAACCAGATACCGGTGAGGTTTGGTTAGGCTCTAACATAAACCTTCTCAAGATGAACGAAGCGGAAATTGCCAATGCGGGTATCGGACGCAAATTTCAGAAACCAACAGTGATTGAGTGTTTGAGTGTATGGCAAAACCTTGAGCTATCGATGTCGGGCGTTCGCTCTGTATGGGGCACATTTACGGCGCAAATGAGCGGTGAGCAGAAAGACAAGTTGGAATCCGTTTTAGAGCTTATTCACCTTAAAGACGAAGCGACAAATAGCGCCGGAAATCTCTCTCATGGTCAAAAGCAGTGGCTCGAAATCGGCATGCTCTTGATGCAAAACCCTAAGCTTTTGCTGGTGGATGAGCCGGTTGCAGGTATGACACATCAGGAGATGGATCGTACCTCTGAACTGCTCAATTCACTAGCAGGTAAGCACTCGGTGGTTGTGGTTGAGCATGATATGGACTTTGTTCGCTCGATAGCAAGTCACGTCACGGTGTTACACCAAGGGCACGTTTTAGCGGAAGGCACGATGGACCAAGTGCAGTCTCACCCAGAAGTTAAACAAGTTTATCTCGGAGAATAG